A single Sulfurimonas aquatica DNA region contains:
- a CDS encoding rubredoxin, whose translation MKNTQKYKCEVCDYIYDPELGDIENGIEAGTAFEDLPDSWTCPDCGEPKDSFEPYDG comes from the coding sequence ATGAAAAATACGCAAAAGTACAAATGTGAAGTATGTGATTATATTTATGACCCTGAACTTGGTGATATAGAAAATGGAATAGAAGCGGGTACCGCCTTTGAAGACTTACCAGATAGTTGGACCTGTCCTGATTGTGGAGAGCCTAAAGATAGCTTTGAGCCATATGATGGCTAA